GACAGCACCTTTACGGATGACAACAGGTGAGTCTGCTGGCGCTTTAATCACTGTCCCTGCCTCGATTCTTGCATCCTTATCTACTATTACCGAGTCCAATATGCAATTCTGCTTTATCTGCGTTTTTTGCATGATGATAGAATTGCGGATTACTGTACCCTTCCCGATTTTGACTCCTCTTCCAATGATGCTGTTTTCAACACTGCCCTCGATCATCCCGCCATTGGCCACCATCGAATTTCGGACCGACGCATCGACATCATATCGGGTCGGGGGTTCATCCTTTACCTTTGTTAAAATAGGGCGTTCTTTAGGGAATAACTCTTGCCAAACCTCAGGCTTCAACAGATCCATACTTACGCTGAAATACTTCGCGACTGTATCCACCATGACTGCATAGCCTTCATAGTCGTAATAACAAAGCTGGAACTGGCTGTTAGTATCCCTGGCTGCATCCCTCATATTCAAATATCCCGTTTCATTCCTCGTCAAAATCAAATCCATCAGCAGAGTCTTTTTTACTAGGTAAATGCCGAGTGATTTACCATTTTTCTGTACTTCGGTAATATCGCATCCTGAATTGATATGCCAATCAAGCAGCGGCTGGAAATCCATATTAAAAACCGTATAGGAATTCGCAATAATCGCATAGTCCTGTGTACTTCGTTCAAAATAATCAATGTTATCGGCAAAGTGATCCAATGTTCCGATTCCCGTATAATTTTTATCCAGATTAGACGCAGGGAAGAAAAACAATCCATCCCTTTTTCTGTTCAGATCCCAATTTCGGCCGGATCCCAAATGGTCCATTAATGATCGATACTGGTATTTAGGAAAAATTGCTACACTCTCTATACCCGAATTGACCATGTTGGAAAGGATGAAATCAATCAGCCTGTATCGCCCTCCAAAGGGAATTGCCGCCACAGACCGATGCAGGGACAGTTCATGGAGATCTTCGTGGACGGTGGTCGCATCTATTACTCCTAATAATCGTTTGTTCATTTCTATTTCCTCCCGAAGTCGGTTCAATTGGATTGCAATTCACCGATTGTTTCTTCTGATACTAATGTAATTTCATTGCTGCTGTCTCCCGGTCTGATGATCGTTCCATCCGGGACATAGACACCTGGAGACACAATCGCTTTTTCAATTACGCAATTGCGGCCGATGACCGCATCCGGCATAATGACCGTTTCCTTGATAACCGCGCCCTTTTTTACAGTCACGCCTTGAAATACAACTGTTTTGGAAACCTCTCCTTCAATCTTGCAGCCTTCATTGACCAGTGATTCCGATACTTCTCCCTCTGGACAAATATATTGCGGCGGCTGATTCGGGTTCACGGAATAGATACGCCATGATTGATCAAACAAGTTCAATTCGCATTCCTTATCCAACAAATCCATATTTGCTTCCCAAAGGCTCTGAACAGTCCCTACGTCCTTCCAGTAACCTTTAAATGGATAGGCAAATAACTTCATATTTTCATCGATTAACAGCGGAATAATATCCTTGCCAAAATCATGGCTTGATTCAGGATTTTGATCATCCCTTATCAGATATTCCCTTAAAACACTCCATTTAAAAATGTAGATTCCCATTGAAGCCAGATTATTTTTCGCGATATCCGGCTTTTCCTCAAACTCGGTAATTCTCAGATTGGAATCAGTATTCATGATTCCGAAACGATTGGTTTCCTCCCATGGTACCTCAATGACGGAAATCGTCGCATCAGCACCTTTTTCAATATGATAATTAAGCATCAATTCATAATTCATCTTATAAATATGGTCACCAGAAAGAATCAAAACATATTCTGGATCATACTGATCGAGGTAGTTCAGGTTCTGAAAAATCGCGCTTGCCGTACCTGAATACCATTTCACTTCAGAACTTTCAGCATAAGGAGGCAGCACCGTCACGCCTCCATCCTTCCTGTCTAGGTCCCATGCGCTGCCAATGCCAATATAAGAGTTGAGCAGGAGCGGCTGGTATTGAGTCAATACGCCCACTGTATGGATTCCTGAGTTCGTGCAGTTGCTTAACGGGAAATCGATGATTCGGTATTTGCCGCCAAAAGGGACAGCAGGTTTAGCGAGATTCTTTGTCAATGAGTGCAGACGGCTTCCCTTGCCTCCTGCCAACAGCATTGCTACGCATTTCTTCTTTTGCATGATTGTTTCTCCCCTTTCTTTTTATAACAGGACGTAAAACTGAGATTCCGAATGGAGAAATACTCATCTCTATAGAATATGGCCTTCCATGAAAAGCTATTTCTTTAGCTTTTAGAACTTTCTTATTGATTACGCCAGAACCGCCGAACACCTGGGAATCACTATTTAAAATTTCCCGATATTCTCCGGGCTTCGGGACGCCAATCCGATAATCGCTGTAAACCTTCTCTGTAAAATTGCAAACAATGATGAGGCACTCATCAGGATTCCGTCCTTTCCTGATAAAAGAAAAAACAGACTGTTCACGGTTATCCGCATCAATCCATTCAAAGCCTTCACGACTCTGGTCAACTTCATAAAACGGCTTCGAACGTTTATACAATTTGTTTAATTCTTTGGTATAAAGATTTATTTTTTCATGCATGTCATATTCGAACAGGTTCCAGTCAAGCTGTTCTCTGTCCTTCCATTCCGAAAACTGCCCGAATTCTGTTCCCATGAAAGTCAGCTTCTTTCCCGGGTGCGCAACCATGAACCCAAGCAATAGCCGAAGCTGTGCAAATTTTTGCCAGTAATCCCCGGGCATCTTATCGAGAAGCGATTTCTTTCCATGAACCACCTCATCATGTGAAAAAGGCAGCACAAAATTCTCTGAAAAAGCATACATCAGGGAGAACGTAACCCTATCATGTATATGTTTCCTGTTATGTGGTTCTTCCTCCATATACTTTAATGTGTCATTCATCCACCCCATATTCCACTTGTATGTAAACCCCAGTCCCCCATACTCTACAGGTGCTGTTACCTGCGGCCAGTCTGTTGAATCCTCCGCAATCATCATTGCCCCCGGTTCAAAATCCTTAACTGCTTTATTCAGCTTTTTTAAAAATTCCACTCCGTACTGATTGGCTGCATTGACTGAATTTGGCCAATAAATAATATTCGCCACTGCATCAACCCTGAAGCCGTCAATATGGTATTTTTCCAGCCAGAAAAGCGCACTTGAAATCAAGAAGCTCTGCACCTCGGTTTTTCCCAAGTCGAAATTAGCTGTTCCCCAGACATGGTTCTCTCTGTCACTCTCTCGTTGATATTCAAACACGTAACTGCCATCAAACTGATACAGCCCATGGGCATCCTTGCAAAAATGGCCAGGAATCCAGTCAAGGATGACCCCGATTCCGTTTCGGTGGCAAATATCAACGAAATACATAAAGTCATGCGGTGTGCCATACCGGCTTGTAACAGAAAAATAGCCAGTGGATTGATAGCCCCATGACATGTCGAGCGGATGCTCAGTTAAAGGTAATAATTCAATATGTGTGTAGCCATTCGCAAGAATATACGGGATTAGCTCATCAGCGAGCTCTCGATATGTAAGGAACGAACCATCATCATGCTTTTTCCATGAACCAACATGCAATTCATAGATGAATATTGGCTCACCAAGCGTGCTCTGCCTTTCTCTCTTCTGCAGCCACTTCTGGTCACCCCATTTGTATCCATCCAGTGAATAGACGACCGAGGCAGTATTCGGCCTTACTTCCGAATAAAAAGCAAACGGATCCGCTTTAAGCTTCTTCTCCCCGGCACCCGTGACAATTTCATATTTATAAATAGCGCCAGTCAAATCACCATCTAGAGCAAGCTGCCAGACACCTTCTTTATTCACTTTATAAAACTTGTCATTCTCTCCATTCCAATGATTGAAATCACCCACAAGTCTCACTTCAGATGCATACGGAGCCCACACACAAAATCGAGTATATGTTTCAGTTCCTTGTTTCATGACATGCGCACCAAATAAATTATGACTCTGATACAGATTACCTTCATGAAACAAATGCAATTCAAATTCAGTTGGGTTGATCACCATTGCCTTCACCTGCCTTTGTAAAACTAATAAAACTCCCTTTTTCAGTAGTATTCTAGTTACCATAAGGAATTCCTTGTAAACATTTTCTTAATCTTTCGACAATTGTTCTTAGAAAATAAGCAAATTCGACAAATCCCCCAAAATGGCAGCGCTTTAATGTACTAAATCTTCCAATTACGCGAATTTTGCAGAACGAAAGTTGAAAGTGAATAATAATTTTTGGAGAGAATTTGTTGAATTTATTAGGTTTGACCACAGCAGGAGGAGGAAAAATATTTTTGATTTGATAGCGTTTACATTTGAATGAGTAGAGTTGAATGAAAGAAGAAAAAGATGTATTGAATTTACATGGGGGTTTAAATCTTCTTTGTGATTGTATCTGGCTTACTGACAGATCTTCTGCTTTTATGTGAAAGATACCA
The nucleotide sequence above comes from Mesobacillus jeotgali. Encoded proteins:
- a CDS encoding sugar phosphate nucleotidyltransferase translates to MNKRLLGVIDATTVHEDLHELSLHRSVAAIPFGGRYRLIDFILSNMVNSGIESVAIFPKYQYRSLMDHLGSGRNWDLNRKRDGLFFFPASNLDKNYTGIGTLDHFADNIDYFERSTQDYAIIANSYTVFNMDFQPLLDWHINSGCDITEVQKNGKSLGIYLVKKTLLMDLILTRNETGYLNMRDAARDTNSQFQLCYYDYEGYAVMVDTVAKYFSVSMDLLKPEVWQELFPKERPILTKVKDEPPTRYDVDASVRNSMVANGGMIEGSVENSIIGRGVKIGKGTVIRNSIIMQKTQIKQNCILDSVIVDKDARIEAGTVIKAPADSPVVIRKGAVQGVGSNS
- a CDS encoding glucose-1-phosphate adenylyltransferase, which gives rise to MQKKKCVAMLLAGGKGSRLHSLTKNLAKPAVPFGGKYRIIDFPLSNCTNSGIHTVGVLTQYQPLLLNSYIGIGSAWDLDRKDGGVTVLPPYAESSEVKWYSGTASAIFQNLNYLDQYDPEYVLILSGDHIYKMNYELMLNYHIEKGADATISVIEVPWEETNRFGIMNTDSNLRITEFEEKPDIAKNNLASMGIYIFKWSVLREYLIRDDQNPESSHDFGKDIIPLLIDENMKLFAYPFKGYWKDVGTVQSLWEANMDLLDKECELNLFDQSWRIYSVNPNQPPQYICPEGEVSESLVNEGCKIEGEVSKTVVFQGVTVKKGAVIKETVIMPDAVIGRNCVIEKAIVSPGVYVPDGTIIRPGDSSNEITLVSEETIGELQSN
- the glgB gene encoding 1,4-alpha-glucan branching protein GlgB, with translation MVINPTEFELHLFHEGNLYQSHNLFGAHVMKQGTETYTRFCVWAPYASEVRLVGDFNHWNGENDKFYKVNKEGVWQLALDGDLTGAIYKYEIVTGAGEKKLKADPFAFYSEVRPNTASVVYSLDGYKWGDQKWLQKRERQSTLGEPIFIYELHVGSWKKHDDGSFLTYRELADELIPYILANGYTHIELLPLTEHPLDMSWGYQSTGYFSVTSRYGTPHDFMYFVDICHRNGIGVILDWIPGHFCKDAHGLYQFDGSYVFEYQRESDRENHVWGTANFDLGKTEVQSFLISSALFWLEKYHIDGFRVDAVANIIYWPNSVNAANQYGVEFLKKLNKAVKDFEPGAMMIAEDSTDWPQVTAPVEYGGLGFTYKWNMGWMNDTLKYMEEEPHNRKHIHDRVTFSLMYAFSENFVLPFSHDEVVHGKKSLLDKMPGDYWQKFAQLRLLLGFMVAHPGKKLTFMGTEFGQFSEWKDREQLDWNLFEYDMHEKINLYTKELNKLYKRSKPFYEVDQSREGFEWIDADNREQSVFSFIRKGRNPDECLIIVCNFTEKVYSDYRIGVPKPGEYREILNSDSQVFGGSGVINKKVLKAKEIAFHGRPYSIEMSISPFGISVLRPVIKRKGRNNHAKEEMRSNAVGRRQGKPSALIDKESR